In Oceanidesulfovibrio indonesiensis, one DNA window encodes the following:
- a CDS encoding rubrerythrin family protein — protein sequence MSKTMENLQEAFAGESQANRKYLAFADKADKDGYPGVAKLFRAAAAAETVHAHAHLRAMKGIGATEDNLKEAVAGETHEFKDMYPQMIVDAEAENEAQALRSFQYANEVEKVHADLYQKALDNLGEQTEVEYYVCSVCGYTRENEAPDQCPVCKAGKKAFFKVD from the coding sequence ATGTCCAAGACCATGGAGAATCTGCAGGAAGCTTTTGCCGGTGAATCCCAGGCCAACCGCAAGTATCTGGCCTTTGCCGACAAGGCGGACAAGGACGGCTATCCCGGCGTGGCCAAGCTGTTCCGCGCCGCCGCCGCCGCAGAGACCGTGCATGCCCATGCGCACCTGCGCGCCATGAAGGGCATCGGCGCCACCGAGGACAATCTCAAGGAGGCCGTGGCCGGCGAGACGCACGAATTCAAGGATATGTATCCGCAGATGATCGTGGATGCGGAGGCAGAGAACGAGGCGCAGGCCCTGCGTTCTTTCCAGTATGCCAACGAGGTGGAGAAGGTGCACGCCGATCTGTACCAGAAAGCGCTGGACAATCTTGGCGAGCAGACGGAAGTGGAGTACTATGTATGCTCGGTGTGCGGCTACACCCGCGAAAACGAAGCGCCCGACCAGTGCCCTGTTTGCAAGGCCGGCAAGAAGGCGTTCTTCAAGGTCGACTAA
- a CDS encoding rubredoxin: protein MSKWECPCGYVYDPADGDPENGVEPGTPWEQVPEDWVCPKCGALKEYFEEMD from the coding sequence ATGAGCAAGTGGGAATGCCCGTGCGGGTATGTGTACGACCCGGCGGACGGTGATCCTGAAAACGGCGTGGAGCCCGGCACCCCCTGGGAGCAGGTTCCCGAGGACTGGGTCTGCCCCAAGTGCGGGGCTCTGAAAGAGTATTTCGAGGAGATGGACTGA
- a CDS encoding HDOD domain-containing protein yields the protein MTEDNVKITAREAVDRRFRYVSLENPITALLHSLALEKAQMRTEEPCFTDSMHRPLPDAQQYLSMKSKMSLLPVETLKDRLKLPSLPSVVMELQTALDQGASSEQIAKIIRLDPKLTTTILSLVNSPLYMTRSKVETLDRAITVLGNRSISSLALGLRLLAMFEDTAPDDFPIETFWKHSIASAVFAHKIATICKIPEPERCLVAGLLHDMGQILLFSRYPDLARVSLAMQQELDMPLHEAETKVFDADHALIGGVLFGEWRLPAGVVNAALFHHDPEQSLGNKPAEVVYVANQIATALGIGCNKVYQHEPGESVWESLCLKEEDVRAMAANADEQLWAMFKTLFPRH from the coding sequence ATGACCGAGGACAATGTGAAAATCACAGCCCGTGAGGCCGTCGACAGGCGATTTCGGTATGTTTCTCTGGAGAACCCGATAACGGCGCTCTTGCACTCTCTGGCATTGGAGAAGGCGCAGATGCGTACGGAGGAACCATGCTTCACGGATTCGATGCATCGCCCCCTTCCCGATGCGCAACAGTATCTTTCCATGAAGTCCAAGATGAGCCTGCTGCCTGTGGAAACGCTCAAGGACCGCCTCAAGCTGCCGTCGCTGCCGAGCGTCGTCATGGAGTTGCAGACCGCCCTGGACCAGGGCGCCTCGTCCGAGCAGATCGCGAAGATAATCCGGCTTGATCCCAAGCTGACCACCACCATACTGAGCCTGGTGAACAGCCCTCTCTACATGACTCGAAGCAAGGTGGAGACGCTGGACAGGGCGATAACAGTTCTGGGCAACAGGAGCATTTCTTCATTGGCGCTTGGTCTCCGCCTGCTCGCCATGTTCGAGGACACCGCCCCGGACGATTTCCCCATCGAAACATTCTGGAAGCATTCCATCGCCAGCGCTGTGTTTGCGCACAAGATCGCCACCATCTGCAAGATTCCGGAGCCGGAGCGCTGTCTGGTAGCCGGGCTGCTGCACGATATGGGGCAGATCCTGCTTTTTTCCAGATACCCCGATCTGGCGCGGGTAAGCCTGGCCATGCAGCAGGAGCTGGACATGCCGTTGCACGAGGCGGAGACTAAGGTGTTCGATGCGGACCACGCGCTGATAGGCGGGGTGCTGTTCGGCGAATGGCGGTTGCCCGCCGGCGTGGTCAACGCCGCGCTCTTCCACCACGACCCGGAACAGAGCCTGGGCAACAAGCCGGCCGAGGTCGTTTATGTGGCCAACCAGATTGCAACCGCCCTGGGCATCGGGTGCAACAAAGTCTACCAGCACGAGCCGGGCGAGAGTGTCTGGGAGAGCCTCTGCCTGAAGGAAGAGGATGTCCGGGCCATGGCGGCCAATGCGGACGAGCAGCTCTGGGCCATGTTCAAGACCCTGTTCCCGCGGCATTGA
- a CDS encoding efflux RND transporter permease subunit: MASISRFSVSRPVFTTMATLIVVVLGAVSLMRLPIDLMPDITYPTLSIRTAYEYAGSQEVETLVTRPIEQAIAAVPGVEEISSASMEGQSDVRVSFVWGTDLDAAANDLRDRLDRVIPNLPEEADRPMLRKFDLASAPVLILAASSRLDPVQMQDILENQVRYRIERVPGVAALNIWGGLDREVHVSLLPGRIKALDIPLDRIIERIKASNLNLPAGVLETQLLELSIRTPGEYVNLEELGATVIAVRDGAVVRLRDIADIEDSWQRVTRIVRVNGEPAVRLSVNKQSGTNTVEVVDRVLKELERIDRDIPQIRLRPIIDTSTYIKNSITNVSNSLLYGGVFAVLVLLFFLRNVRSTLVVATAIPTSIIATFMVIYFGGFTLNIMTLGGLALGVGMLVDNAIVVLENIYRLREQGMGRRRAAVTGASEVSGAIIASTLTTLVVFLPMIFIRGMAGIMFKQLAYVVSFSLLCSLAVALTLVPMLASTVVVHAGPAGAARSSILKRLSERISRFFAALENSYKTLLHGCLRRRGLTIFLSMALLASSIAIIPLIGVEMMPTTDEGEVRVYAEMEVGTKLSLLDETMQPVEEIVRREVPEARNIISLLGSSGWRNTGSHAGQLRISLKPQDERERTSHEIADALRKKLSNIPGVTIRTRSNQELFVLRMVSADDSEKLEVVIRGYDFDTSDALAREVLRVVESVPGVTDARISRESGAPERLIHVDRSKAESMGVDVSQVASVLQTSLSGSKAGNYREGGDEYAILVKLKDAEQTELDAVLDLTVTNEQGQPVVLRNLVSVEAATGPVRIERKDQERIITVDGDISGRDMGSVVADLRQQLERLPVPQGFSISFGGDYEEQQKAFSELALTFALALVLVYMVMACLYESLRDPFVVMFSVPLAVIGVSLMLFLTHTTFNMQSYIGCIMLGGILVNNAILLVDQTNQLRRNEGMAMFPAIEEAGRRRLRPILMTALTTIFGLLPLALGLGEGGEAQAPMARAVIGGLASSTLITLAVVPVMYSLIAKKGELKPHGIESEMASES; this comes from the coding sequence GCCGTGCCCGGGGTGGAGGAGATTTCCTCCGCCTCCATGGAGGGCCAGAGCGACGTGCGCGTGTCTTTCGTGTGGGGCACGGATCTGGACGCCGCGGCCAACGATCTGCGGGACAGGCTGGACCGCGTCATTCCCAACCTGCCGGAAGAGGCTGACCGGCCCATGCTGCGCAAGTTCGACCTGGCCAGCGCGCCGGTGCTCATTCTTGCTGCGTCCAGCAGGCTGGATCCGGTGCAGATGCAGGACATTCTGGAAAACCAGGTCCGCTACCGCATAGAACGCGTACCCGGCGTGGCGGCGCTGAACATCTGGGGCGGACTGGACCGCGAAGTCCACGTCAGTCTCCTGCCCGGCCGGATCAAGGCCCTGGACATCCCGCTCGACAGAATCATTGAACGGATCAAGGCGTCCAACCTGAACCTGCCGGCCGGCGTGCTGGAAACCCAGCTTTTGGAACTGTCCATTCGCACGCCCGGCGAGTACGTAAACCTGGAAGAGCTTGGCGCCACCGTCATCGCCGTGCGCGACGGCGCCGTGGTGCGCCTGCGGGACATTGCGGATATCGAGGACTCCTGGCAACGGGTCACCCGCATCGTCCGCGTGAACGGCGAGCCGGCTGTGCGGCTCTCCGTGAACAAGCAATCCGGCACGAACACCGTGGAAGTGGTGGACCGCGTCCTCAAGGAGCTGGAGCGTATCGACCGCGACATCCCCCAGATACGCCTGCGGCCAATCATCGACACGTCCACGTACATCAAAAACTCCATCACCAACGTGAGCAACTCCCTGCTCTACGGTGGAGTCTTCGCCGTGCTCGTGCTGCTCTTCTTCCTGCGCAACGTGCGCAGCACCCTGGTGGTGGCCACAGCCATTCCCACATCCATCATCGCCACCTTCATGGTCATCTACTTCGGCGGCTTCACGCTGAACATCATGACCCTGGGCGGCCTGGCCCTGGGCGTGGGCATGCTCGTGGACAACGCCATCGTGGTGCTGGAGAACATCTACCGGCTTCGCGAGCAAGGCATGGGCCGTCGCCGGGCAGCGGTCACGGGAGCATCCGAGGTGTCCGGCGCCATCATCGCCAGCACGCTGACGACCCTTGTGGTGTTCCTGCCGATGATATTCATACGCGGCATGGCCGGCATCATGTTCAAGCAACTGGCCTACGTGGTGAGCTTCTCCCTGCTCTGCTCCCTGGCCGTGGCGCTCACCCTGGTGCCAATGCTTGCGTCCACGGTGGTAGTCCATGCCGGACCGGCTGGCGCGGCTCGATCGAGCATTCTCAAACGGCTCTCGGAACGGATCAGCAGATTCTTCGCCGCGCTGGAGAACTCCTACAAGACCCTGCTCCACGGCTGCCTGCGCCGCCGCGGGTTGACCATCTTTCTCTCCATGGCTCTTCTGGCTTCCAGCATTGCGATTATTCCGCTCATCGGCGTGGAGATGATGCCCACGACTGATGAGGGCGAGGTGCGGGTGTACGCGGAGATGGAGGTAGGCACCAAGCTCAGCCTGCTGGACGAAACCATGCAGCCCGTCGAGGAGATCGTGCGCCGGGAAGTTCCGGAAGCGCGAAACATCATCAGCCTGCTCGGCAGCTCCGGCTGGCGCAATACCGGCTCACACGCCGGGCAGCTGCGCATCAGCCTGAAGCCGCAGGACGAACGAGAGCGTACCAGCCACGAGATCGCCGACGCGCTGCGCAAAAAACTCTCCAACATTCCGGGCGTCACCATCCGCACACGCTCCAACCAGGAGCTCTTCGTGCTGCGCATGGTCTCTGCCGATGATTCCGAAAAGCTCGAAGTAGTCATCCGCGGGTATGACTTCGACACATCGGACGCCCTTGCCAGGGAGGTGCTGCGCGTGGTGGAAAGCGTCCCCGGCGTGACGGACGCGCGCATAAGCCGCGAGAGCGGCGCGCCCGAGCGTCTCATCCACGTAGACCGTTCCAAGGCGGAAAGCATGGGCGTGGATGTCTCCCAGGTGGCGAGCGTTCTCCAGACCTCCCTCTCCGGTTCCAAGGCCGGCAACTACCGCGAAGGCGGAGACGAATACGCCATCCTGGTCAAGCTCAAGGATGCAGAACAGACAGAACTGGACGCCGTCCTGGACCTTACCGTGACGAACGAACAAGGCCAGCCCGTGGTGCTGCGCAACCTGGTGAGCGTGGAAGCGGCCACCGGCCCCGTACGTATCGAGCGCAAGGACCAGGAGCGCATCATCACTGTTGACGGCGACATCTCCGGCAGGGACATGGGGTCCGTGGTCGCCGACCTGCGACAGCAGCTGGAACGGTTGCCCGTGCCGCAGGGGTTCAGCATATCCTTCGGCGGCGATTACGAGGAACAGCAAAAAGCCTTCAGCGAGCTCGCGCTCACTTTCGCGCTCGCCCTGGTCCTCGTCTACATGGTCATGGCCTGCCTGTACGAATCCCTGCGCGATCCCTTCGTGGTCATGTTCTCCGTGCCTCTGGCCGTCATCGGCGTTTCGCTCATGCTTTTCCTCACCCACACCACGTTCAACATGCAGTCATACATCGGTTGCATCATGCTGGGCGGAATACTGGTGAACAACGCCATCCTCCTGGTGGACCAGACAAACCAGCTCCGGCGCAACGAAGGCATGGCCATGTTCCCGGCCATCGAGGAAGCTGGAAGGCGCCGACTGCGGCCCATTCTGATGACGGCCCTGACCACCATCTTCGGTCTGTTGCCCCTGGCGCTCGGCCTGGGCGAAGGCGGCGAGGCGCAAGCGCCCATGGCTCGTGCGGTCATCGGCGGTCTGGCCAGCTCCACGCTCATCACCCTGGCGGTGGTGCCGGTCATGTATTCGCTCATCGCCAAAAAGGGTGAGCTGAAGCCGCACGGGATAGAATCCGAGATGGCTTCGGAATCCTGA